CTCATCAATTTGCACCCACTCGATACCGCGTTCGGCCAGCTCAGTCAGCACCTGCTGATAGACCGGCAGAATGTCCTGCAACAGTGACAAACGATCAAACTGCTCACCCTTCACCTTACCCAGCCACAGATAGGTGACCGGCCCCAGCAGCACCGGCTTCACCTTGTGGCCAAGCGCCAGCGCTTCATCCACCTCATCCAGCAACTGAGTCCAGGTCAGTTTAAACTGCTGACCATGGGTAAATTCCGGCACCATGTAGTGATAGTTGGTGTTGAACCACTTGGTCATCTCGGCTGCCGCCGCAGGTTCACCCGTCGGCGCACGCCCGCGGCCAATACGGAACAGCGTATCCAGATCGACGGAACCGTCAGCATTCTGATGACGCGCCGGCACGTTACCCAGCAACAGGCTGGTCGTCAGCACATGATCGTACCAGGCAAAATCACCCACCGGCAGCAAATCAACGCCCGCATCCTTTTGTTGTTGCCAATGGCGCGCGCGCAGTTCGCGTCCCGCCGTCAGCAATTGTTCCTGTGTCGCGTTGCCCGCCCAATAGCTTTCCTGGGCTTTTTTCAGTTCACGGCGTAATCCAACGCGCGGAAAACCCAGTGTGTGATTTAAAATCGTCATCGTTAATTCCTCATTTAGACGTCCAGATGTTTACACATCCATAATCCGCAGGTAGTGTATTAATCACAAGCGCAATTTATTCACTGTCACTGTGAAGGACTCTCATGATCGAATTTAAGCACCTGCGAACGCTGCAAGCACTCCGCAATACAGGATCGTTAGCCGCCGCCGCCGCCGCACTGCACCAGACCCAGTCGGCACTGTCCCACCAGTTCAGCGATCTGGAACAACGTCTTGGATTCAGACTATTTGTGCGTAAAAGCCAGCCGCTGCGCTTTACGCCTCAGGGAGAAATTCTGTTACAACTGGCTGAACAGGTGTTGCCGCAAATCCAACAGGCGTTGCAGGCGTGTCTTGAACCGCATCAGACCACGCTGCGCCTGGCGATTGAGTGCCATAGCTGTATTCAGTGGCTGACGCCCGCACTGGATGAGTTCCACCAAAACTGGCCGCAGGTGGTCATGGATTTCAAATCCGGCGTGACGTTTGACCCCCAGCCCGCGTTGCAGCAGGGCGAACTGGATCTGGTGATGACCTCGGACATCATGCCGCGCAGCGGCTTGCACTATTCACCGCTGTTTGATTTTGAGGTCAGACTGGTGCTGGCGCCCGATCACCCGCTGGTGGGAAAAGAAAAAATTGAACCCGAGGATCTCGGGGCCGAAACGCTGATGATTTACCCGGTACAGCGCCAACGACTGGACGTATGGCGCAACTTTTTACAACCGGCGGCGGTCAGTCCGGCCTTAAAAAGCGTAGACAACACGCTGCTGTTGATTCAAATGGTCGCCGCCCGGATGGGCATCGCCGCGCTGCCGCATTGGGTGGTGGAAAGCTTTGAGCGTCAGGGCCTCGTGACCACCAAAACGCTGGGAGAAGGACTCTGGAGCCGGCTGTACGCGGCCGTCAGGGACGGAGAACAGCGCCAGCCGGTACTTGATGCATTTATTCGTTCGGCGCGTCAGCACGCTTGCGAACATTTACCGTTTGTGCGGGACGCGTCACGACCCAACGCCGGTGTACCCACAGTGAGGACATAATAATTATTGCGCCAAGCATAAAACTCGGCCAATGGGGTTTTTCCTGCCAGATAGCCAGGTTGACGAGCAACGCGGCGGGAACATGGAAATTATTCATGATCCCAAGCGTACCCGCATCAACCTGGGTCGCGCCGTAGTTCCACATGAAATACCCCAGCCCCGAGGCGGCTACGCCCAACCAGATCAAAACCCCCCATTGCAACGATGTGGTAGGGAGTTTCCCGGCATTACCGAACAGTATCCAGGCCACCACCGAAACCGCCAGCGCGCCCAGATAAAACCATGAAAATGCAGTGTGCTGCGGCATCGGATGCACTTCCATCAGGCGCTTGTAACCAACCTGTCCGATAGCAAAAAAGATATTTGCCGCCTGCACCAGGATCAGCCCCCAGACGAAATGGGGACTAATTTCGTCATAGCGGATCACCGCCGCCCCCAGGACCGCCAATAGCGCACTCAAGACATATCCCCAGCGCAGCCGCTCACGCCGTAATAGATCGTAAATTAACGTGACATACAATGGCGTCATGACGGTGAAAAGTAAAAACTCCGGCACGGTCAAATACAGATAAGCCTGGAAAACAAACAGATACATAATCCCCAACTGGCAGGCTCCCACCAGTAAATACAGGAGAAGAACACGCGGCGCATAGCCGCGCCAGCGCAGGAACGGCATGAAAACCAACGCTGCCAATCCGACACGCATCAATACCGAAAACCAGCTGTCTACCTGACCGGCCAGATATTCACCAATCAAACTAAATGAAAAAGCCCACAAAATGGTGGTGATAACGAGTAATGGCACAATGAAATCCGCTCAATAAGGAAATGACCGTATTGTAATAGAGAATGGCGTTTAAGTTTCAAGCAAATGGGTTTGCATCTGAATAAATTACAGGCAAGCAAAACACGAATAAGGGATGGAAAAAAACTCAGTATAATCGGCACGCGATATTAATCCCAACGCGCATCACGATACAGGCAATACCGGCGCCTTCGCCAACAATAAAAACCCCCTTCAGTGATTACGGAAAGGGGATGTAACTCGTTAAAAACGTTTAGCAATAAGCTGGAGAAATGTGCTTATTAAATTTGCCATCTGAACCAGGCAAAAAAAACATTACCATTATTGTGTGTTCCAGGGATATACGTCGCCTGGAAAGAAAGCTTGTTGTAACTGATTGAAGCCAAAGGCAACAGAACCGGAATAGGGATATAATTCCAATTATCCCGCATCGTAACACCGGCAGTAAACCCCAACCCTAACTGGAAATCCTGATCGCGAGTGGGCCGCCAGCGCTTCTCAAAACCATAACCGCCAATCGGTTCCCATTTATTGTGCGAGTCCTTGAAAGCCATAATATACAGTGAATGCCAGTCGCTCTCCTCATCCAGACGCGAGACACCATAACCAGCGCCCCACGGACGCTCGTTATATTCATCTGTTTTTTCTTTATCGTACGTCCAACGGTTATGCCAGGTAATCGCCGGGATATAAATATCCTGATTCGGCGACGCCGACCAGGTTTTAGAGAGATTATTTTTGCTTCTCTGCCACCAACTTTCACTCTGCTCCGTCACAGCGGCATCCGTACCCATCGTTGTGCCGTCATTAGGTGAATAGCGGGCGGTGTTATTGGTGTTCACCACGCTGCTATCGTTATCCATATTCTGGTTATTCTCCATACCAATACCGGCACTATGCACCAAGAACGGCATACCGGATAACACGACCAAACTTAAGGTTATTAAAATACGGTTTAAATACATTATAAGACTCTCTGCAACGTAGCAACGGCATTGGTAGCATTCAATTGAATGGTATAGCTCAAATTATTTTGTCTGCAAAACAAGACGACAACAAAAGCCAGTTATTATGTAGGCATAAATCTCAACAGGTGCTAAATAAATTTTATTTTAATAAAGTGTTTCAGAAATTTCTTACCTGAAATAAAAAAAACCATCTAAATATCAGATGGTTTATAAATAAAAGGCTGAATGGATAAATATTGAATGGCTAAAGACTAAATACCATCACCGTATTCAAAACCGCGATTAACACCGTTAAAATATTGATCCATATCCATCGCGGGCTTATCTGTTTCCGGGCGTCCCACAATTCGGGCAGGCACCCCTGCTGCCGTAGTATGGGCCGGTACGGGCTGAAGCACGACCGAACCCGCGCCAATCTTGGCGCCGCGTCCCACTTCAATATTCCCCAAAATCTTGGCACCAGCGCCGATCATCACGCCTTCGCGAATCTTGGGATGCCGATCGCCGCTGGTTTTGCCCGTACCGCCGAGGGTGACGGATTGCAGGATAGAGACATCATTCTCCACCACCGCCGTTTCGCCGATCACAATACCGGTCGCGTGATCAAGCATGATCCCACAGCCAATCATGGCGGCCGGGTGGATATCGACACCAAACGAGACTGATATCTGATTCTGAAAATAGATCGCCAGCGCTTTGCGATCCTGCGACCACAACCAGTGCCCGATGCGATACGCCTGCAACGCATGGAACCCCTTCAGGTACAACAAAGGGGTGCAATATTGATCAACCGCCGGATCGCGTAAACAGACCGCCTGAATATCGCGCGCGGCGGAAACGATCATCTGCGGATCGGCCTGATATGCTTCTTCAGCCACTTCCCGGATCGCAATCGCGGGCATAATCGGACTCGACAGCTTGTTGGCCAACATATAGCTCAGTGCGCTACCCAGATTCTCATGTTTCAGCAATGTCGCATGAAAAAAGCTGGCGAGCATAGGTTCGCAGTCTGCCAGACTGCGCGCTTCCGCCTTAATATTTTTCCAGACTCTTTCCAACTCTTCTGTCGACATTACCCTACTCCCCGCAGTACCACTTACCACGCGTCAAAATACAATTTCTCACGATGCCATTGGCATACAAAAACAAAATGACTACGGGCTGGCGCCCCGCATGGAGGAAGCCAGCCGATAGCCGGATTATAATTTAGTACTTTCGTCTTTGCGCGTGCGGCCCAGCAGACTTAATGCCGCTTCACGGGCATCTTTGCCACAGTACAAGACTTGCCAAAGCTGTTCGGTTATCGGCATTTCAACACCGCAGCGCTGGGCCAGCGCCAGCACCTCTTTGGTGTTACGATATCCTTCAACCACCTGACCAATTTTGTCCTGCGCGCGTTGAACATCCATCCCTTGTCCCAGCATCATACCGAAACGCCGGTTGCGGGATTGGTTATCCGTACAGGTCAGCACCAGATCGCCCAACCCTGCCATGCCCATGAAAGTGGAGGGATCGGCGCCCAACGCGACACCCAGCCGCGTCATTTCCGCCAGTCCGCGGGTAATCAACGCCGTGCGGGCATTGGCGCCAAACTCCATGCCGTCAGACATTCCCGCGCCGATGGCAATCACGTTTTTTACCGCGCCGCCAAGCTGGACACCGATAAAATCGGGGTTGCTATATACCCGGAAGCTTTTCCCACAGTGCAACAGGTGCTGGAGGTCGTCGGCGAAATCGCCGTCCGTTGCGGCCAGGGCAATCGCCGTGGGCAGACCTGCCGCCAGCTCTTTCGCAAAAGTCGGACCGGATACCACCGCTAGCGGAATTTGCTCGCCTAACGCCTCACGCGCCACATCCTGTAACAACCGTCCGGTTTCCGCCTCCAGCCCTTTAGTTGCCCATACAATCCGCGCATCCGCACGCAGATGAGGCTTGATCTGGCTTAACATATCGCCGAAAACATGGCTGGGCACCACCACCAGCACATTTCTGCTCGCGGCTAATGCCCGCGCCAAATCAGTTTCCAGTTCCAGCGTATCGGGAAAAGGGACATCAGGCAGAAATGCTTGATTGCAACGCTCGGCCTGCAACGCCTGAATGTGCTTAGGTTCATGTCCCCAGAGCACAACGCGATGGCCGTTGCGCGCCAGCGTAATGGCAAGTGCAGTGCCGTATGAACCGGCGCCGACAACCGTCATGGAAGCGTCAGGCGCGTTCATCAGGCATCCTGATTTGACGCAGCGCCTTCACCCTCGGCCTGCTGCTGTAAATAGTTCATGAACAGCGCGTCAAAGTTTACCGGCGCCAGATTCAACTGCGGGAACGTACCGCGGGATACCTGGCTGGTAATGCATTCACGCGCATAAGGGAACAGGATATTCGGGCAATAGGCGCCCAGGCAGTGCGCCAGTTGAGTCCCTTCGATACCCCCTACGGTAAAAATCCCGCCCTGCTGAACTTCACACAAAAACGCCGTTTCTTCACCCAGAGAGGCCGTTACCGTCACGCGCAGTACAACTTCGTAAATGTCTTCCGCCAGTTGGCTGGACGCGGTATCCAGATCCAGTTTTACTTCCGGTTGCCATTCCTGCTGAAATACCTGAGGCGCATTCGGCGCTTCAAAAGAGATATCCTTAGTATAAATACGCTGGATTTGGAAAGACATTTCAGTGTTGTTTTGCTCAGACATGTTAAATAATACCTTTTGTTAGATTTCCCTGACGTCTTCCCTCGTCACTGAAGGAACGGACGCCTGCACATTACGTCATCTTAGCACCTATCCCGGCGCTATTGCGCGCGCAGGGATGAGGTGGTGAAACACTATTTTCCACGGACCAAAGGCAGGTTTTCACCGCTCCACCCCGCCAAACCGTCTTTCAGCACGACGACACGCTCAAACCCGGCTTTCAGCAGATTGTTCGCCGCTTCGCGTGCGGACAAACCATT
This is a stretch of genomic DNA from Brenneria rubrifaciens. It encodes these proteins:
- the metR gene encoding HTH-type transcriptional regulator MetR, with amino-acid sequence MIEFKHLRTLQALRNTGSLAAAAAALHQTQSALSHQFSDLEQRLGFRLFVRKSQPLRFTPQGEILLQLAEQVLPQIQQALQACLEPHQTTLRLAIECHSCIQWLTPALDEFHQNWPQVVMDFKSGVTFDPQPALQQGELDLVMTSDIMPRSGLHYSPLFDFEVRLVLAPDHPLVGKEKIEPEDLGAETLMIYPVQRQRLDVWRNFLQPAAVSPALKSVDNTLLLIQMVAARMGIAALPHWVVESFERQGLVTTKTLGEGLWSRLYAAVRDGEQRQPVLDAFIRSARQHACEHLPFVRDASRPNAGVPTVRT
- a CDS encoding carboxylate/amino acid/amine transporter — protein: MPLLVITTILWAFSFSLIGEYLAGQVDSWFSVLMRVGLAALVFMPFLRWRGYAPRVLLLYLLVGACQLGIMYLFVFQAYLYLTVPEFLLFTVMTPLYVTLIYDLLRRERLRWGYVLSALLAVLGAAVIRYDEISPHFVWGLILVQAANIFFAIGQVGYKRLMEVHPMPQHTAFSWFYLGALAVSVVAWILFGNAGKLPTTSLQWGVLIWLGVAASGLGYFMWNYGATQVDAGTLGIMNNFHVPAALLVNLAIWQEKPHWPSFMLGAIIIMSSLWVHRRWVVTRPAQTVNVRKRADAPNE
- the pagP gene encoding lipid IV(A) palmitoyltransferase PagP, encoding MYLNRILITLSLVVLSGMPFLVHSAGIGMENNQNMDNDSSVVNTNNTARYSPNDGTTMGTDAAVTEQSESWWQRSKNNLSKTWSASPNQDIYIPAITWHNRWTYDKEKTDEYNERPWGAGYGVSRLDEESDWHSLYIMAFKDSHNKWEPIGGYGFEKRWRPTRDQDFQLGLGFTAGVTMRDNWNYIPIPVLLPLASISYNKLSFQATYIPGTHNNGNVFFAWFRWQI
- the cysE gene encoding serine O-acetyltransferase, encoding MSTEELERVWKNIKAEARSLADCEPMLASFFHATLLKHENLGSALSYMLANKLSSPIMPAIAIREVAEEAYQADPQMIVSAARDIQAVCLRDPAVDQYCTPLLYLKGFHALQAYRIGHWLWSQDRKALAIYFQNQISVSFGVDIHPAAMIGCGIMLDHATGIVIGETAVVENDVSILQSVTLGGTGKTSGDRHPKIREGVMIGAGAKILGNIEVGRGAKIGAGSVVLQPVPAHTTAAGVPARIVGRPETDKPAMDMDQYFNGVNRGFEYGDGI
- the gpsA gene encoding NAD(P)H-dependent glycerol-3-phosphate dehydrogenase, which translates into the protein MNAPDASMTVVGAGSYGTALAITLARNGHRVVLWGHEPKHIQALQAERCNQAFLPDVPFPDTLELETDLARALAASRNVLVVVPSHVFGDMLSQIKPHLRADARIVWATKGLEAETGRLLQDVAREALGEQIPLAVVSGPTFAKELAAGLPTAIALAATDGDFADDLQHLLHCGKSFRVYSNPDFIGVQLGGAVKNVIAIGAGMSDGMEFGANARTALITRGLAEMTRLGVALGADPSTFMGMAGLGDLVLTCTDNQSRNRRFGMMLGQGMDVQRAQDKIGQVVEGYRNTKEVLALAQRCGVEMPITEQLWQVLYCGKDAREAALSLLGRTRKDESTKL
- the secB gene encoding protein-export chaperone SecB, which encodes MSEQNNTEMSFQIQRIYTKDISFEAPNAPQVFQQEWQPEVKLDLDTASSQLAEDIYEVVLRVTVTASLGEETAFLCEVQQGGIFTVGGIEGTQLAHCLGAYCPNILFPYARECITSQVSRGTFPQLNLAPVNFDALFMNYLQQQAEGEGAASNQDA